A section of the Acidobacterium capsulatum ATCC 51196 genome encodes:
- a CDS encoding SDR family oxidoreductase, with the protein MDLGLKDKVILITGGAEGIGGAITEACIREGAVPVIVNADAPAVQQFAGDLRARGAVFELLTTYLATPDDCRAAVEETLRRRGRIDALVNNAGVNDKVGLESGNPHDFLRSIEKNLWHYYAMAHYALPALKQARGSILNIASKTALTGQGGTSGYAAAKGGQLALTREWAVELLPCGIRVNAIVPSEVATPQYQRWIATFPDAEAKMQAILSKIPLEQRMTQPEEIAAMAVFLLSSQSGHTTGQHIFVDGGYVHLDRAIS; encoded by the coding sequence GTGGATCTTGGCCTGAAAGACAAAGTCATATTGATCACCGGAGGGGCCGAGGGGATCGGCGGCGCCATCACAGAAGCCTGCATTCGCGAGGGCGCGGTCCCGGTTATTGTGAATGCGGATGCTCCCGCTGTGCAGCAGTTTGCCGGTGATCTGAGGGCGCGCGGCGCTGTCTTTGAATTGCTGACAACCTATCTTGCCACTCCGGATGACTGCCGCGCTGCTGTGGAGGAGACGCTGCGCCGCCGCGGTCGCATTGACGCGCTGGTGAACAACGCTGGCGTCAATGACAAGGTGGGTCTTGAGTCGGGCAACCCGCACGATTTTCTACGCTCGATCGAAAAGAATCTTTGGCACTACTATGCGATGGCTCACTACGCATTGCCGGCACTGAAGCAGGCGAGAGGAAGCATTCTTAATATTGCATCGAAGACGGCATTGACCGGCCAGGGAGGCACCTCAGGTTACGCGGCTGCCAAGGGCGGCCAACTGGCACTGACCCGTGAGTGGGCCGTGGAGCTATTGCCCTGCGGCATTCGCGTCAACGCCATTGTGCCCTCAGAGGTAGCCACGCCGCAGTACCAGAGATGGATTGCGACCTTCCCCGATGCGGAGGCGAAGATGCAGGCCATTCTCTCCAAAATCCCCCTGGAGCAGCGCATGACGCAGCCGGAAGAAATTGCCGCAATGGCTGTTTTTCTGCTTTCTTCGCAATCAGGACATACGACGGGACAGCATATTTTTGTCGACGGCGGCTACGTGCATCTGGATCGCGCCATCTCCTGA
- a CDS encoding GAF domain-containing protein: MNEIDLLHEIGSRMAAADPFHTVLERIIELVTDAVQCDSCFIYVLDRDQLVLRASKNPHTDIVDHVSLSMGQGITGWVATHKQVVAIPAKASSDPRFARLSNLPEDRFEAFLSVPVLCRGKLVGVINVQHRQPHPHSQQEIRLITMLGYLVGAEVELARMEFEKAQLAGQLETRKIMERAKGILQRELNVDEEAAYLALQKQSRQRRKPIKEIAEAIILMDDLRRGKSITAKK, encoded by the coding sequence TTGAATGAGATTGATCTGTTGCACGAGATTGGCAGCCGCATGGCGGCGGCCGATCCGTTTCACACCGTGCTCGAACGCATCATCGAACTGGTTACCGATGCCGTGCAGTGCGATTCCTGCTTTATCTATGTGCTTGACCGGGACCAGCTTGTTCTGCGCGCGTCCAAGAATCCGCATACCGACATCGTGGATCATGTCTCACTTTCAATGGGACAGGGCATTACGGGATGGGTGGCCACGCACAAACAGGTGGTGGCGATTCCCGCCAAGGCGTCGAGCGATCCCCGTTTTGCCCGGCTCAGCAACCTGCCAGAAGACCGCTTTGAAGCATTTCTTTCGGTGCCTGTGTTGTGCCGGGGCAAGCTCGTGGGCGTCATCAATGTGCAGCATCGCCAGCCGCACCCGCATTCCCAGCAGGAGATTCGCCTGATCACCATGCTCGGCTATCTTGTGGGCGCTGAGGTCGAGCTGGCGCGCATGGAGTTTGAGAAGGCGCAGCTTGCCGGGCAGTTGGAGACGCGCAAGATCATGGAGCGAGCCAAGGGAATCCTGCAGCGCGAACTGAACGTGGATGAAGAAGCGGCTTATCTCGCCCTGCAAAAGCAGAGCCGGCAGCGTCGCAAGCCGATTAAAGAGATTGCTGAGGCCATCATCCTCATGGACGATCTGCGTCGCGGAAAGAGCATCACCGCAAAGAAATAG
- a CDS encoding transglutaminase family protein — translation MYFYSIRHLTRFQYASPICETLMETRMHPRTDTNQRCLHFALSVSPRCRVFSYRDHLGNSVHHFDIPAEHDTLVIIAESLIEMQQLAPVPEKLAADDWQLLDKLVAQGDYWEMLLPSRFALPTPRLLALAQELEVRRRDDPMTLLRELNARLHEYFEYAPQSTRVDSSIDEAIAQRQGVCQDYAHTMIALVRHLGVPCRYVSGYQHHSRVEKERQLPLATHAWVDAFLPHLGWVSFDPTNNLLAHDSHIRTALGRDYADVPPTRGVYRGTSAEELHVAVQVSAHESAPALDQDWPIPEDWSIHVERAQELLPQASPILQLQQIEQQQQQQQQ, via the coding sequence ATGTATTTTTATTCGATTCGCCATCTCACCCGATTTCAGTATGCGAGCCCCATCTGCGAGACGCTGATGGAGACCCGGATGCATCCCCGAACGGATACGAACCAGCGCTGCCTGCACTTTGCGTTGTCAGTGAGCCCACGCTGCCGCGTCTTTTCTTACCGGGACCATCTGGGCAACAGCGTGCATCATTTTGATATTCCAGCAGAGCACGACACGCTGGTGATCATTGCGGAATCACTTATCGAGATGCAGCAGCTTGCTCCCGTCCCCGAGAAACTGGCAGCCGACGACTGGCAACTGCTCGACAAGCTGGTGGCACAGGGCGACTACTGGGAGATGTTGCTGCCGAGCAGATTTGCTCTGCCCACTCCGCGCTTGTTGGCGCTGGCCCAGGAACTGGAAGTACGACGCCGCGATGACCCGATGACGCTGCTACGTGAGTTGAACGCACGGCTGCACGAATATTTTGAATACGCGCCGCAGAGTACCCGTGTGGACTCCAGCATTGACGAAGCAATTGCGCAACGCCAGGGCGTCTGCCAGGACTATGCCCACACGATGATCGCCCTGGTGCGACATCTGGGGGTCCCTTGCCGTTACGTCAGCGGCTATCAGCATCACTCCCGTGTTGAGAAGGAGAGGCAGCTGCCTCTCGCCACTCACGCCTGGGTAGACGCTTTTCTGCCGCATCTGGGATGGGTGAGCTTTGACCCGACCAACAACCTGCTTGCGCATGACTCCCATATCCGCACAGCGCTCGGCCGCGACTATGCTGATGTCCCCCCTACGCGTGGCGTGTACCGCGGCACCAGCGCTGAAGAATTACATGTTGCCGTGCAGGTTTCCGCACATGAATCCGCGCCCGCACTCGACCAGGACTGGCCAATTCCCGAAGACTGGTCGATTCACGTAGAGCGTGCGCAGGAACTGCTGCCGCAGGCCTCGCCCATTCTGCAACTGCAACAGATTGAGCAACAACAACAGCAGCAGCAGCAGTAG
- a CDS encoding alpha-E domain-containing protein, whose translation MLSRVADSMYWIGRYLERAENTLRIVDVNMNLMLEGSHTRRETRWRRVLQAFSNPAGLEETDGDTTIESLIFDMGNRASAAACVALARESARQVRDELSSEQWQKLNSLYHHLCEMHLSGRPAMVSDAMQTILDGVHLFQGVTDTTMTHGEGWQFIRAGRYMERAMQTATLLELYYREFFSNRDLFADAGQYVEWVGLLRCCAAFESYCTVYTADLTPERILEFLLLHRRFPHSLWYSVNSIVEALAGIEQDSHRASADELARRAGRLRASLSFAQIGEIIEQDAAAYLRQVLDQCRMIQELIYRLYISYSIDTALAM comes from the coding sequence ATGCTCTCCCGGGTAGCAGACAGCATGTACTGGATAGGCCGCTATCTGGAGCGCGCCGAAAACACCCTCCGGATTGTGGACGTGAACATGAACCTGATGCTGGAAGGTTCACACACCCGCAGGGAGACGCGTTGGCGGCGCGTGCTGCAGGCCTTCAGCAACCCGGCTGGCCTGGAGGAAACCGACGGCGACACGACCATTGAGTCGCTGATTTTTGACATGGGTAATCGCGCCTCGGCAGCGGCCTGTGTGGCGCTGGCGCGAGAGAGCGCACGTCAGGTGCGCGACGAACTCAGCAGCGAACAATGGCAGAAGCTGAACAGCCTATATCACCATCTCTGCGAGATGCATCTCTCCGGACGCCCGGCCATGGTTTCTGACGCCATGCAGACCATCCTCGATGGCGTTCATCTCTTTCAGGGCGTCACCGACACGACCATGACCCATGGAGAAGGCTGGCAGTTCATTCGGGCCGGACGCTATATGGAGCGGGCCATGCAGACCGCTACGCTGCTGGAACTGTACTACCGCGAGTTCTTCTCAAATCGCGATCTCTTTGCCGATGCCGGCCAGTATGTCGAATGGGTGGGCCTGCTGCGGTGCTGTGCCGCTTTCGAGTCCTACTGTACGGTGTACACCGCGGACCTGACCCCGGAGCGCATTCTGGAATTCCTGCTGCTTCATCGACGCTTTCCGCATTCGCTGTGGTATTCGGTAAATTCGATTGTCGAAGCACTGGCGGGCATTGAACAGGACAGCCATCGCGCCAGCGCCGATGAACTGGCACGCCGCGCGGGTCGTCTGCGGGCTTCTCTCAGCTTCGCGCAGATCGGTGAAATCATCGAGCAGGACGCCGCGGCCTATCTGCGCCAGGTGCTCGATCAATGCCGAATGATTCAGGAGCTGATCTATCGGCTCTATATCAGCTATTCCATTGACACGGCGTTGGCCATGTAA
- a CDS encoding circularly permuted type 2 ATP-grasp protein: protein MFNRSGEPRPEYRELLKAFLAMPAEELEARKRSADLSFLTEGITFTVYGREEGTERIFPYDLLPRIVTHQEWEIISKGLEQRIMALNLFLRDIYHEGKILNDGVVPREIVYTCRHFRREMRGLQVPRNIYIAVTGSDLLRLSTGEFVVLEDNLRVPSGVSYMLTNRRAMKRTLPQLFRKYRVRPIDHYAQMLLSTLRSLAPESRPEPTIVLLTPGSYNSAYFEHTYLARQMGIELVEGRDLLVHDNFVYMRTTAGLRRVDVIYRRVDDDFSDPLAFRPDSILGVAGLLNAYRSGNVTIANAFGTGVADDKAIYAYVPRIIRYYLGEEPLLNNVETFLLSDDVQREHVLANLASMVVKPVGESGGYGMLIGPHSTPEQRTRFRDAINANPRNFIAQPTLTFSRAPCLMGDRIEPRHVDLRPYILYGDQIHIAPGGLTRVALQKGSLVVNSSQGGGSKDTWVLEE, encoded by the coding sequence ATGTTCAACCGGTCAGGCGAGCCCAGGCCGGAGTATCGCGAACTGCTGAAGGCCTTTCTAGCAATGCCCGCAGAGGAATTGGAGGCGCGCAAGCGTTCGGCGGATCTCTCCTTTCTTACGGAGGGCATTACCTTCACGGTTTACGGGCGCGAAGAGGGTACCGAGCGCATCTTCCCCTACGATCTGCTGCCGCGCATTGTTACGCACCAGGAGTGGGAGATCATCTCCAAGGGTCTGGAGCAGCGCATTATGGCGCTGAACTTGTTCCTGCGAGACATCTATCACGAAGGCAAGATTCTCAACGACGGCGTGGTGCCGCGGGAAATTGTGTATACCTGCCGTCATTTTCGCCGCGAGATGCGAGGCCTGCAGGTGCCTCGAAATATCTATATCGCTGTGACCGGATCGGACTTACTACGCCTGAGCACGGGCGAATTCGTGGTTCTTGAGGACAATCTGCGCGTGCCAAGCGGGGTCTCTTATATGCTGACCAACCGCCGGGCGATGAAGCGAACGCTGCCGCAGCTCTTTCGCAAATATCGGGTTCGCCCCATCGATCACTATGCGCAGATGCTCCTGAGTACGCTGCGCTCGCTCGCACCAGAAAGCCGCCCGGAGCCAACGATTGTGCTGCTGACGCCCGGCTCCTATAACTCCGCCTACTTTGAGCACACCTATCTGGCGCGTCAGATGGGCATAGAACTGGTGGAGGGACGCGACCTTCTGGTGCATGACAACTTCGTCTACATGCGCACCACGGCGGGGCTGCGCCGGGTGGATGTGATCTATCGCCGCGTCGATGACGACTTCAGCGATCCGCTCGCTTTCCGCCCTGATTCCATCCTTGGCGTAGCCGGCCTGCTGAATGCTTACCGTTCAGGAAATGTAACGATTGCCAATGCATTCGGGACTGGGGTGGCCGACGACAAGGCGATCTATGCCTATGTTCCACGCATCATTCGCTATTATCTCGGCGAAGAACCTCTGCTCAACAACGTCGAGACCTTTCTGCTTTCCGATGATGTGCAGCGGGAGCACGTGCTCGCCAATCTGGCATCAATGGTAGTCAAACCTGTGGGCGAATCAGGCGGCTATGGCATGCTGATTGGGCCGCACAGCACCCCGGAGCAGCGCACCCGCTTTCGGGACGCCATCAATGCCAACCCGCGCAACTTTATCGCGCAACCAACTCTGACGTTTTCTCGCGCACCCTGTCTCATGGGCGATCGCATCGAGCCTCGGCACGTCGACCTCAGACCTTACATTCTCTACGGAGATCAGATTCACATTGCACCAGGCGGACTGACGCGCGTTGCGCTGCAAAAGGGCTCACTGGTGGTCAACTCATCGCAGGGGGGAGGAAGCAAGGACACATGGGTACTGGAAGAATAG
- a CDS encoding peptidase has product MTYCVGIKTHQGLLLASDSRSNAGYDQVNTCRKMFTFVTPGERAIAVLTSGSLSLTQSVTTMLRRSYRAGEGLAAAATFYDAVRVIGECMRQVADLDRAALEKDGLNFNIHMLVAGQIRGEEPQLYMVYPQGNPLAATAEMPFLQIGEYKYGRPIIERGVVYSATTLESAAKYALLSFDATMRSNVTVGPPIEMLLYRSNSLEFDEYRSFGADDPLMLSIHSQWEHSLRHAVEQLPEIPFKACLPGTQPAE; this is encoded by the coding sequence ATGACCTATTGCGTAGGCATTAAAACTCATCAGGGACTCCTTCTTGCGTCGGATTCGCGCAGCAATGCAGGCTACGACCAGGTCAACACCTGCCGCAAGATGTTCACCTTCGTAACGCCCGGTGAAAGAGCCATTGCCGTGCTCACCAGCGGAAGCCTTTCGCTCACGCAGTCCGTGACCACGATGCTTCGCCGCAGCTATCGCGCGGGGGAAGGGTTGGCGGCGGCCGCAACGTTTTACGATGCCGTGCGTGTGATTGGAGAGTGCATGCGGCAAGTCGCCGACCTCGACCGCGCGGCGCTGGAGAAAGACGGCCTGAACTTCAACATTCACATGCTGGTGGCCGGTCAGATACGGGGAGAGGAACCGCAGCTCTACATGGTCTATCCACAGGGAAACCCCCTCGCCGCAACGGCGGAGATGCCGTTTCTGCAGATCGGCGAGTACAAATACGGGCGGCCCATTATTGAGAGAGGCGTGGTCTACTCCGCCACCACTTTGGAATCAGCAGCGAAGTATGCATTGCTGTCCTTCGATGCGACCATGCGTTCCAACGTTACCGTCGGGCCCCCCATCGAAATGCTGCTCTACCGTTCCAACTCACTGGAGTTCGACGAGTACCGCAGCTTTGGAGCGGACGATCCTCTGATGCTTTCTATTCATAGCCAGTGGGAGCATTCGCTGCGCCATGCGGTCGAGCAGTTGCCGGAGATTCCCTTCAAGGCATGCCTGCCCGGGACGCAGCCCGCGGAGTAG
- a CDS encoding nucleoside deaminase encodes MASNENQTHATFLRRAIALALENVQAGKGGPFGAVIVREDKVVAEAANSVFTTNDPTAHAEVNAIRAACRNLGVFELRGCVIYTSSEPCPMCLAACYWAHLDRIYFAANAEDAARAGFDDAFLYREMALPTAERSLPAEELLREEAQASFAAWDASPFKQPY; translated from the coding sequence ATGGCATCGAATGAGAACCAGACACATGCAACCTTTCTGCGGCGAGCCATCGCACTCGCGCTTGAGAATGTTCAGGCAGGCAAAGGCGGCCCGTTCGGAGCGGTCATTGTTCGCGAGGATAAGGTAGTAGCCGAAGCCGCGAACAGCGTCTTCACCACAAACGATCCCACCGCGCATGCCGAGGTGAATGCCATTCGCGCAGCCTGCCGCAACCTGGGGGTATTTGAACTGCGGGGATGCGTGATCTACACCAGCTCAGAGCCCTGCCCCATGTGCCTGGCCGCCTGCTACTGGGCACACCTGGACCGCATCTACTTCGCAGCCAATGCAGAAGACGCCGCACGCGCCGGCTTTGATGATGCGTTTCTCTATCGAGAGATGGCATTGCCGACCGCCGAGCGCTCACTGCCTGCCGAAGAACTGCTGCGTGAAGAGGCGCAGGCAAGCTTTGCGGCCTGGGATGCCAGCCCCTTCAAGCAGCCTTATTAA
- a CDS encoding EamA family transporter, whose translation MKDFILFALIVVAGTGGELCVSRAMKSVGEAKGFHPAELARLILRALREPWMWLGVAMMASGFFALLGALAALPVSFVVPMTALSYVIGVFGGVTFLKEKVTRQRWIGVALVALGVSLVLLGKR comes from the coding sequence ATGAAAGACTTCATTCTGTTTGCCCTGATTGTCGTGGCCGGCACCGGAGGCGAGTTGTGCGTTTCGCGAGCCATGAAGTCAGTGGGCGAAGCCAAGGGCTTTCATCCTGCCGAGTTGGCGCGCCTGATTTTGCGTGCGCTGCGGGAGCCCTGGATGTGGCTGGGCGTGGCCATGATGGCTTCGGGCTTCTTTGCGCTGCTCGGCGCGCTGGCGGCTTTGCCGGTGAGCTTTGTGGTGCCCATGACGGCGCTCAGTTACGTGATCGGCGTATTTGGCGGCGTGACCTTCCTGAAAGAGAAAGTTACGCGGCAACGCTGGATTGGGGTGGCTCTGGTGGCGCTGGGCGTCTCGCTGGTATTGCTGGGCAAGCGGTAG
- a CDS encoding EamA family transporter: MATERVPNPGSAQTTHPALPFKTYLMLLVTIVAMPFGNVMLGMGMKHAGTLAIWPLNMLWLTALHIFSTPAIWIGVASLIGWFISYALVLSWADYSFVQPATSLGYGVTALLSWLILREYVSPIEWTGIAIICLGVFVVGRTNPKTAAPPAAATEIVEQA; this comes from the coding sequence GTGGCCACTGAACGAGTACCCAACCCCGGGAGTGCGCAGACGACGCACCCGGCTCTTCCTTTCAAGACTTACCTGATGCTGCTGGTCACCATTGTGGCCATGCCCTTTGGCAACGTGATGCTGGGCATGGGCATGAAGCACGCTGGCACGCTCGCCATTTGGCCACTGAACATGCTGTGGTTGACGGCTCTGCATATCTTTAGCACTCCGGCGATCTGGATCGGCGTTGCTTCGCTGATCGGCTGGTTCATCTCTTACGCGCTGGTGCTTTCCTGGGCCGACTATAGCTTTGTGCAGCCTGCCACCTCGCTCGGCTACGGCGTCACCGCACTGCTGAGTTGGCTGATCTTGAGAGAGTATGTCAGCCCGATCGAGTGGACCGGCATCGCCATCATTTGCCTCGGCGTTTTCGTAGTGGGACGCACCAACCCTAAAACCGCCGCGCCCCCGGCAGCAGCCACCGAAATAGTGGAGCAGGCCTGA
- the purH gene encoding bifunctional phosphoribosylaminoimidazolecarboxamide formyltransferase/IMP cyclohydrolase yields MQDDGRIGFKDCRQNNQERDVTGLKKVQRALLSVTDKTGLVEFAQALTTYGVELVSTGGTARTLREAGLAVRDISELTGFPEMLDGRVKTLHPKVHGGILHIRGNAEHRAAVEAHGIEPIDMVVVNLYAFEATAAKPGVTVGHLIENIDIGGPSMVRSAAKNFEDVAIVTSAGDYAALAEELKAHQGALSLETRWRLAKQAFATTAAYDTAIANTLEKIAAPEAEAPVHTKDDKPAEFPAALRIAYPLAMPLRYGENPHQRAALYADGSGTGIAGATQLQGKELSYNNLVDLDACWELAQEFDEPMVAIIKHTNPCGAATGASVVEAYRKALATDPVSAFGSVIGINRVVDGEAAEEIAKLFVEAIAAPGFTDEAKERFAAKKNLRLIEVKSAQPGQVIKQVSGGLLLQDADTGRITASELRVVTQRQPTDAELTSMLFAWKICKHVKSNAIVYARDGQTIGVGAGQMSRVDAAKIGAMKAVLPLQGCVAASDAFFPFPDGLEVVVSSGATAVIQPGGSVRDEDVIAAADRLGIAMVVTGMRHFRH; encoded by the coding sequence ATGCAGGATGACGGTCGTATTGGCTTCAAAGATTGCCGACAAAATAATCAGGAGAGAGACGTGACCGGTTTGAAGAAGGTACAGCGGGCGCTGTTGAGCGTAACCGACAAGACAGGGCTGGTGGAATTTGCTCAAGCATTGACCACATACGGTGTGGAGCTGGTTTCAACCGGTGGAACGGCGCGGACCCTGCGGGAAGCAGGCCTTGCGGTGCGCGACATTTCAGAGCTGACCGGCTTTCCTGAGATGCTCGACGGGCGCGTGAAAACGCTGCACCCGAAGGTGCATGGCGGTATTCTTCACATTCGCGGCAATGCCGAGCATCGCGCCGCCGTGGAGGCGCACGGCATTGAGCCCATCGATATGGTGGTGGTGAATCTGTACGCCTTTGAGGCGACGGCCGCCAAGCCCGGCGTAACGGTAGGCCACCTGATTGAAAACATCGACATTGGCGGCCCTTCGATGGTGCGGTCGGCAGCAAAGAACTTTGAGGATGTGGCCATCGTGACCTCAGCCGGCGACTATGCCGCGCTGGCCGAAGAGCTAAAGGCACATCAGGGCGCACTGAGCCTGGAAACCCGCTGGCGGCTGGCCAAGCAGGCCTTTGCCACGACGGCAGCTTATGATACAGCCATTGCCAACACGCTCGAAAAGATTGCCGCGCCCGAGGCTGAGGCTCCGGTACACACGAAGGATGACAAGCCAGCAGAATTCCCTGCGGCGCTGCGCATTGCTTATCCATTGGCGATGCCGTTGCGTTATGGCGAGAATCCTCACCAGCGCGCCGCGCTGTATGCGGATGGCAGCGGAACAGGCATTGCCGGGGCGACGCAGTTGCAGGGCAAGGAGCTGAGCTACAACAATCTGGTGGATCTGGACGCATGCTGGGAGCTGGCCCAGGAATTTGATGAGCCGATGGTGGCGATTATCAAGCACACCAATCCCTGCGGCGCGGCCACTGGAGCGTCAGTCGTTGAGGCCTATCGCAAGGCGCTTGCGACGGATCCGGTATCCGCCTTTGGCAGCGTGATTGGCATCAATCGCGTGGTAGATGGCGAAGCCGCCGAAGAGATTGCCAAACTGTTTGTAGAGGCCATCGCGGCACCGGGCTTCACGGACGAAGCCAAAGAGCGCTTTGCCGCGAAGAAGAATCTGCGCCTCATCGAAGTGAAGAGCGCGCAGCCGGGGCAGGTGATCAAGCAGGTTTCCGGCGGTCTGCTGCTGCAGGATGCTGACACGGGCCGCATCACGGCGAGCGAGCTGCGGGTGGTCACGCAGCGCCAGCCCACGGACGCCGAGCTGACCTCGATGCTGTTTGCCTGGAAGATCTGCAAGCACGTGAAGTCGAATGCGATTGTGTACGCGCGCGACGGCCAGACGATAGGCGTAGGCGCTGGCCAGATGAGCCGCGTGGACGCCGCGAAGATTGGCGCCATGAAGGCCGTGCTGCCGCTGCAGGGCTGCGTGGCCGCTTCCGACGCATTCTTTCCTTTCCCGGATGGCCTGGAAGTTGTCGTCTCCTCAGGAGCGACGGCGGTGATTCAGCCCGGAGGGTCGGTGCGCGATGAAGACGTCATTGCCGCCGCGGACCGGCTCGGCATCGCCATGGTTGTAACCGGCATGCGGCACTTCCGGCACTAG
- a CDS encoding rhomboid family intramembrane serine protease — translation MRRETGQTYRNGMDQSPEILPPGSYPSQAEPDYYAASSEPTYTRPPQRSHWAMAPATYTLVGINCLVYLWMCLRGFSPWAPTTLQLYYSGANIGPLVLAHHQWWRLITAMFVHGGIIHLGVNMWCLWNLGLLAEPLMGPVGVFAAYLLTGYAGDILSVARHPGVGGGPQGVVSVGASGAIFGLAGVLIILLKSPLLPIPKADLNKLRRSVIWFAVLNLVLDAGIDFSHFFIQVDNMAHIGGFLSGMALGLPMVPRIGSRPEIFRTRRKLAIVGVTFLLLLLTFGVYSFWMGHGSTPRMR, via the coding sequence ATGCGGCGAGAGACAGGGCAGACATACAGAAACGGCATGGACCAGTCGCCCGAGATTCTTCCGCCCGGTTCCTATCCGTCACAGGCGGAGCCGGACTACTACGCGGCATCCTCTGAGCCTACCTACACGCGTCCTCCGCAACGCAGCCACTGGGCCATGGCTCCCGCCACCTACACCTTGGTGGGCATCAACTGCCTCGTCTACTTGTGGATGTGCCTGCGCGGTTTCTCGCCCTGGGCGCCAACCACTCTGCAGCTCTATTACAGCGGAGCGAACATCGGCCCCCTTGTGCTGGCACACCATCAGTGGTGGCGGCTCATCACCGCCATGTTTGTGCATGGCGGCATCATTCACCTGGGCGTGAATATGTGGTGCCTCTGGAACCTCGGTCTGCTCGCCGAGCCGCTGATGGGGCCTGTCGGCGTCTTTGCTGCCTATCTGCTCACGGGGTATGCCGGCGATATCCTCAGCGTGGCCCGGCATCCTGGTGTGGGCGGTGGTCCACAGGGAGTGGTCTCGGTCGGTGCCTCTGGCGCCATCTTTGGTCTGGCTGGAGTGCTGATCATCCTGCTCAAGTCGCCGCTGTTGCCGATTCCCAAGGCTGATCTGAACAAGCTGCGCCGCAGCGTCATCTGGTTTGCAGTGCTGAACCTGGTGCTGGATGCCGGCATCGATTTCAGCCACTTCTTCATTCAGGTCGACAACATGGCCCACATCGGGGGATTCCTTTCGGGCATGGCTCTCGGTCTGCCGATGGTGCCACGTATCGGTTCGCGGCCAGAGATCTTTCGTACCCGGCGCAAGCTGGCGATCGTTGGTGTCACTTTCCTGCTGCTGCTGCTGACTTTCGGAGTCTATTCGTTCTGGATGGGGCACGGAAGCACGCCAAGGATGCGATAG
- a CDS encoding helix-turn-helix domain-containing protein, which translates to MHAPLWRVNYAANTSHGSVANTSEGKVQARAKMMKIGMTIRGYRLQKGLSQGDIEKRTGLLRCYLSRVENGHTVPSLDTLAKIAGALDLPLAQFFAEDSLGRELNTQKLTDDELRFLTQIRRYSSNLNDSDRKLLLAMVKKFAATAAK; encoded by the coding sequence TTGCATGCGCCTCTGTGGCGTGTTAACTATGCAGCCAACACCTCGCACGGCTCTGTCGCCAACACAAGCGAGGGGAAAGTACAGGCAAGAGCAAAAATGATGAAAATTGGCATGACAATCCGGGGATACAGGCTGCAGAAGGGCTTATCGCAGGGGGACATCGAAAAGAGAACGGGACTGTTGCGCTGTTATCTTTCCCGGGTGGAGAACGGTCACACCGTTCCTTCGCTGGACACCTTGGCCAAGATTGCCGGAGCACTCGACCTGCCGCTGGCCCAGTTTTTTGCGGAAGACTCGCTAGGGCGCGAGTTGAACACGCAGAAACTCACGGACGATGAATTGCGCTTTCTTACCCAGATCCGACGCTATTCCTCAAACCTCAATGACAGTGACCGCAAACTGCTGCTGGCAATGGTAAAGAAGTTCGCAGCCACAGCAGCCAAGTAA